In the genome of Pseudomonas lalucatii, the window GATCTCGGCACGCTCGATGATCACGTCGTCGACCGGCACGTCCTGGTGGCCGGACTTCATGGTGGTGGCCACGCCCTTGATCTTCTCGACCACGTCCATGCCTTCGCTCACTTCGCCGAATACCGCATAGCCCCAGCCCTGCACGGTCGGTGCGCTGTGGTCGAGGAAGGTGTTGTCGGCGACGTTGATGAAGAACTGCGCGGAGGCCGAGTGCGGTTCCATGGTACGGGCCATGGCGACGGTGCCGACCTTGTTGGAGACGCCGTTGTTGGCTTCGTTCTTGATCGGCGCGCGGGTCGGCTTCTGCTGCATGCCCGGCTCGAAGCCGCCGCCCTGGATCATGAAGTTGCTGATCACGCGGTGGAACACGGTGTTGTCGTAGTGGCCGGCCTTCACGTATTCCTTGAAGTTGGCCACGGTTTCCGGGGCCTTGTCTTCGAACAGCTTGAGGGTGATGACGCCGTGGTTGGTGTGCAGCTTGATCAT includes:
- a CDS encoding peptidylprolyl isomerase; this encodes MIKLHTNHGVITLKLFEDKAPETVANFKEYVKAGHYDNTVFHRVISNFMIQGGGFEPGMQQKPTRAPIKNEANNGVSNKVGTVAMARTMEPHSASAQFFINVADNTFLDHSAPTVQGWGYAVFGEVSEGMDVVEKIKGVATTMKSGHQDVPVDDVIIERAEIVE